The proteins below come from a single Tigriopus californicus strain San Diego chromosome 3, Tcal_SD_v2.1, whole genome shotgun sequence genomic window:
- the LOC131878176 gene encoding uncharacterized protein LOC131878176, producing MAKILENVLGAQVEASLPRRALRVFDGKLTEYRTFMRSFRFQIEKKSKSPEDRLQYLLQYTAGQAYELISPCIYMSPSDGFDKAKELLELEYGSKFGITNAYRKDLEEWPAMKEEPEKMKKFSILLSRSATAMTELGNETSLSDPDFLVKIVSKLPNSCQAKWRHKVMSIEQDLGQEVNFHDLANFIRTVAKKWNHPVLGLKPKGQEWPPPSASQTKSTRNLNLATSSSPIPAEPRTLGVECPFCGKQHDVDECSLALAMKVEERRDVLRGRCFGCLEYGHFVRACRQRRTCATCNKRHPTVLHQPWNARPDGLSNDIELKANVRGAQVRKGPEIAPSQSNIAVALVPVKIRGQNSRQDIVTYAALDPYSTETLIKDDLLGKLGVKGQPRKVSLTTMAQRNNQITVRVVHGLELSDLENNHTITLPSALAYKDLPVDRGNIPSRDQIQKWPHLSDLPLVWSTAQVGVLVGMNVPGALRPLEVVHGTDDQPYAIRTKLDGQYTAQ from the coding sequence ATGGCCAAAATCTTGGAGAACGTCCTCGGAGCCCAGGTTGAGGCGTCGTTGCCCAGGAGGGCTCTTCGGGTTTTTGATGGAAAACTAACAGAGTATCGAACATTCATGCGCTCCTTTCGCTTTCAAATCGAAAAGAAGTCCAAGTCACCCGAAGATCGCCTGCAATACCTTTTACAATATACGGCTGGCCAAGCATATGAACTTATCTCCCCCTGCATTTACATGAGCCCTAGCGACGGATTCGACAAGGCCAAGGAACTTCTAGAATTGGAATATGGGAGTAAGTTTGGGATCACTAACGCGTATCGAAAAGACTTGGAAGAATGGCCCGCTATGAAGGAGGAACCggagaaaatgaagaagttcTCCATATTATTATCGCGGAGTGCTACAGCTATGACCGAGCTCGGAAATGAAACATCTCTCAGCGATCCAGATTTTCTCGTGAAAATAGTCTCCAAGCTGCCGAACTCTTGTCAGGCCAAATGGAGACATAAGGTGATGAGCATTGAGCAAGATCTTGGGCAAGAAGTCAACTTTCAcgatttggccaatttcattcGAACCGTGGCCAAAAAGTGGAACCATCCGGTATTAGGCCTGAAACCGAAAGGACAGGAGTGGCCCCCACCGTCAGCTTCACAAACCAAGTCCACTCGAAACCTTAACTTAGCAACTAGCTCTAGCCCCATTCCTGCAGAACCGAGAACACTAGGAGTTGAGTGTCCATTTTGCGGGAAACAACACGATGTAGATGAATGCTCTCTAGCTCTGGCCATGAAGGTTGAGGAGAGGCGGGATGTTCTTAGGGGGAGATGCTTCGGTTGCCTTGAATACGGGCACTTTGTTCGAGCATGCCGTCAGCGAAGAACGTGTGCCACCTGTAACAAAAGACATCCCACAGTTTTGCATCAGCCTTGGAACGCCCGACCAGATGGTCTATCTAATGACATTGAGTTAAAGGCCAACGTTCGTGGAGCTCAAGTGCGAAAAGGTCCTGAGATAGCACCCAGTCAATCAAACATTGCTGTCGCCCTTGTCCCAGTAAAGATCCGTGGACAGAACTCGCGTCAGGATATCGTCACTTATGCTGCTTTGGACCCCTATAGTACCGAAACCTTAATCAAAGATGACCTACTTGGTAAATTGGGAGTAAAAGGCCAGCCAAGAAAGGTTTCCTTGACAACAATGGCTCAAAGGAACAACCAGATCACCGTCAGAGTGGTGCATGGATTGGAACTTTCTGACCTGGAGAACAACCACACGATCACATTGCCATCGGCTCTTGCCTACAAGGACCTCCCCGTGGACCGCGGAAATATTCCCTCAAGAGATCAAATTCAGAAGTGGCCACATCTTTCCGACCTGCCATTGGTGTGGTCAACCGCGCAGGTTGGGGTTTTAGTCGGTATGAACGTGCCTGGAGCATTGAGACCATTAGAGGTGGTCCATGGAACCGATGATCAGCCCTACGCCATAAGAACGAAATTGGATGGACAATACACGGCCCAATGA
- the LOC131878129 gene encoding uncharacterized protein LOC131878129, which translates to MNQLMADLPPDRVQEALPFENTGVDYFGPFLVKRGRSLEKRYGVIFTCLSTRATHLEVAFSMDKDSFINALRRLVARRGQVKLLRSDNGTNFHGAQRELMREIENLRQTGVDFSVNQIGITWKFNAPGASHHGGAWERNIRTVRQILQSMLRESPHCLTDESLQTLFCEIESIMNQRPLTTVSNDPSDLEALTPNHLLHMRGGQTHPFTTQSEMARSRWRKIQHMADKFWQRWKREYLADLRSRQKWKKTSTNLNKEDLVLVIENTSPRSHWIMGRVTNTLPGRDGLTRVAQIKTATGTLLRPISKLCMLLPAVDER; encoded by the coding sequence ATGAATCAGCTTATGGCAGACCTGCCCCCCGACCGGGTTCAGGAAGCCCTTCCATTCGAGAACACCGGCGTGGATTATTTTGGCCCCTTCCTAGTAAAGCGGGGGCGGAGCCTCGAAAAACGTTATGGAGTGATATTTACATGTTTGTCCACACGAGCGACGCACCTTGAAGTCGCTTTCTCCATGGATAAAGACTCCTTCATAAATGCGTTGAGAAGACTAGTTGCTAGACGTGGACAAGTAAAGCTGCTCCGGTCCGATAATGGAACCAATTTCCACGGGGCTCAAAGGGAGCTAATGAGAGAAATCGAAAATCTTCGTCAAACTGGGGTGGATTTTAGCGTCAACCAAATCGGTATTACTTGGAAGTTCAACGCGCCTGGCGCCTCTCACCATGGCGGGGCATGGGAAAGAAACATCAGAACGGTCCGCCAAATCCTACAAAGTATGTTGAGAGAATCTCCCCACTGCCTGACTGATGAAAGccttcaaacacttttttgcgAAATCGAATCTATTATGAATCAACGTCCTCTTACCACAGTCTCAAATGATCCATCAGATCTCGAAGCGCTAACCCCTAACCACCTCTTGCATATGCGAGGGGGTCAGACTCATCCATTTACTACTCAGTCTGAGATGGCCAGATCGCGATGGCGGAAAATCCAACACATGGCAGACAAATTTTGGCAAAGGTGGAAGCGAGAATACCTGGCTGACCTGCGATCTCGTCAGAAATGGAAGAAGACATCAACCAACCTGAACAAGGAAGATCTAGTCCTTGTTATTGAGAACACTTCACCTCGAAGCCATTGGATCATGGGTCGCGTGACGAATACTCTCCCTGGGAGGGACGGCCTTACAAGGGTTGCTCAAATCAAAACCGCCACCGGAACTCTCTTACGCCCGATAAGCAAGTTATGTATGTTATTGCCGGCGGTGGATGAAAGGTGA